In Methanomicrobium antiquum, one DNA window encodes the following:
- a CDS encoding condensation domain-containing protein, which translates to MNFFSDETKKPAPVFDVFNVYFDMIYEPTMHILLEFDGRLNEKLFHEALIRYIESDPYLSSQFIEINKEFFWKKISESKIKDCFFLKENSGDAKDIFESALPPLDVYSGPQIRGIIYRNNSQDFILLSCHHGFCDAGGLKLMAKELFSVYKKLIVNPQYRPEYKGWYYRGTEKIVKDFSENYLKIVRENEKPFSDKWAFPYEKKGRGTPKTALRTLNPKRLEKIKEFGKNNNATVNDIIIGAFFLALLKINSCNSEKGYEKSILTSADIRKYYGKDKENYPVNLSVAFELSLYAKQSSELKDIINQITKITKNLKSGDLGLGCIIFYEDIFLKGSSFIKNFFENMILSYDKTNFKNPVFSNIGIINNEDFSDIPKTSDAGFNESHIEDKSKTNDLCNISCRKDSDIYKKSFLNVKNAWFLPVICWPPGFLMTVSTFKNSLSLICGYEQGPYSKEKIEDFLEYVDDILPK; encoded by the coding sequence ATGAATTTTTTTAGTGACGAAACAAAAAAACCTGCGCCTGTATTCGATGTCTTCAATGTATATTTTGATATGATATATGAGCCGACAATGCACATTCTTCTGGAATTTGACGGCAGACTTAATGAAAAATTATTTCATGAAGCTCTTATCCGCTATATTGAGTCCGACCCTTACCTTTCATCACAGTTTATAGAAATTAATAAAGAATTTTTCTGGAAGAAAATTTCAGAATCTAAAATCAAAGATTGCTTCTTTTTAAAAGAGAATTCCGGAGATGCCAAAGATATTTTTGAGTCTGCCCTTCCGCCTCTGGATGTATATTCAGGACCGCAGATTAGAGGTATTATATACAGGAATAATTCACAGGATTTCATTTTATTATCATGTCATCATGGCTTTTGCGATGCAGGCGGCCTTAAATTAATGGCAAAAGAGCTGTTTTCAGTATATAAAAAACTAATAGTAAATCCACAATACAGGCCAGAATATAAGGGATGGTATTACAGAGGAACAGAAAAAATAGTAAAAGACTTCTCTGAAAATTATCTTAAAATTGTCCGTGAAAACGAAAAGCCATTCTCTGATAAATGGGCATTTCCGTATGAAAAGAAAGGACGTGGTACTCCAAAAACAGCTTTAAGAACACTTAATCCAAAAAGACTTGAAAAAATAAAAGAATTTGGAAAAAACAATAATGCAACAGTAAATGACATAATAATTGGTGCATTTTTTCTTGCACTTCTAAAGATTAATTCGTGTAATTCAGAAAAGGGATATGAAAAATCCATACTGACATCTGCCGACATTAGAAAATATTATGGAAAAGATAAAGAAAATTATCCTGTAAATCTCTCTGTTGCCTTTGAATTGTCTCTTTATGCAAAACAATCATCTGAGCTTAAAGATATAATTAACCAGATAACAAAAATTACAAAAAATTTAAAATCAGGAGATTTGGGTCTTGGATGTATCATATTTTATGAGGATATATTTTTGAAGGGAAGTTCATTTATAAAAAATTTCTTTGAAAATATGATATTATCTTATGATAAGACAAATTTTAAAAATCCGGTCTTTTCAAATATTGGTATAATAAATAATGAGGATTTTTCAGATATTCCAAAAACATCCGATGCCGGTTTTAATGAATCTCATATTGAAGATAAATCTAAAACAAATGATTTGTGTAACATTTCATGCAGAAAAGACTCTGATATTTATAAAAAATCCTTTCTTAATGTTAAAAATGCCTGGTTTCTTCCTGTCATATGCTGGCCACCCGGGTTTTTAATGACAGTTTCCACATTTAAAAATTCTTTGTCTCTTATCTGCGGCTATGAACAGGGCCCGTACTCTAAAGAAAAAATTGAGGATTTTTTAGAGTATGTAGATGATATTCTTCCAAAATGA